From Bufo gargarizans isolate SCDJY-AF-19 chromosome 10, ASM1485885v1, whole genome shotgun sequence, the proteins below share one genomic window:
- the IRX6 gene encoding LOW QUALITY PROTEIN: iroquois-class homeodomain protein IRX-6 (The sequence of the model RefSeq protein was modified relative to this genomic sequence to represent the inferred CDS: substituted 1 base at 1 genomic stop codon) codes for MSFTQFGYPYSGNSQFLVSTNPSAMCYDSSISKSLPEVSATSAQTPTICCPSYENRLLVSTRTDLSAALGVYNPQYSTASAGYTGCLPCTPDPASLYSTLSSQYEMKDGASSLHPGIAQPAAYYPYDHSLGQYQYDRFGTLDFTVSTRRKNATRETTSTLKTWLYEHRKNPYPTKGEKIMLAIITKMTLTQVSTWFANARRRLKKENKMTWSPKNKPGDESKEEKXEKFSKSEKELKQTDLEDNAEEVTSLQSKDKNVECHHDLTRSTLLASETSESLLTQNYNAASSPCAKDNMEDFLGLMVGKKSFQGYSEHIVSCESAEKPRIWSLAHTAGATITVDAESGESRPMSPDCLFVRRRHSTHGLCGETRSLHSIKTHTECSFEEMSQSAKVYRTSTFNLKSFQLSCPYPVMGESCEYSSGVEGTERTMKTSNDISEYRQTSFMEENDLIRTAFRPVMRRFIHQT; via the exons ATGTCATTTACTCAGTTTGGATATCCGTACAGCGGCAACTCTCAG TTTTTGGTTTCGACAAATCCAAGTGCAATGTGTTATGATTCCTCGATATCGAAATCGCTGCCCGAGGTCTCTGCTACTTCTGCCCAGACCCCGACCATCTGCTGCCCCTCTTATGAGAACAGGCTGCTGGTCAGCACAAGGACTGATCTGAGTGCAGCGCTAGGAGTGTACAACCCTCAGTACAGCACAGCCAGTGCAGGCTACACCGGCTGCCTCCCCTGCACTCCTGACCCAGCATCCCTGTATTCCACTCTG AGCTCTCAGTATGAAATGAAGGATGGCGCCAGCTCTCTGCACCCAGGGATAGCTCAGCCTGCTGCCTACTATCCATATGATCACTCCTTGGGGCAGTACCAGTACGACAG GTTCGGAACGCTGGATTTTACGGTCTCCACAAGACGTAAAAATGCAACCAGAGagaccacaagcaccctaaagaCCTGGCTATATGAGCATCGAAAAAATCCCTATCCAACGAAAGGTGAAAAAATTATGCTGGCGATTATTACAAAGATGACCCTCACACAAGTGTCTACTTGGTTTGCTAATGCCAGAAGGAggttaaaaaaggaaaataaaatgacctggTCGCCAAAAAATAAGCCTGGAGATGAAAGTAAAgaagagaaat AAGAAAAATTCAGCAAAAGTGAGAAGGAGCTGAAGCAAACTGACTTGGAAGACAACGCGGAAGAGGTGACCAGTTTACAGAGTAAAGACAAGAACGTGGAATGCCATCATGATCTGACCAGATCCACCTTGCTTGCTTCAGAGACCAGTGAAAGCCTTTTGACCCAAAATTATAATGCAGCCAGCAGTCCGTGTGCCAAGGATAATATGGAAGACTTTTTGGGACTAATGGTGGGGAAAAAAAGCTTCCAAGGATACAGCGAACACATAGTAAGTTGTGAGAGTgctgaaaaacctagaatatggtCTTTGGCTCACACAGCTGGTGCCACAATTACTGTGGACGCTGAAAGTGGTGAGAGTAGGCCAATGAGTCCGGACTGTCTCTTTGTGAGAAGAAGACACTCTACCCATGGCTTGTGCGGTGAGACAAGGTCCTTGCATAGTATAAAGACTCACACCGAATGTTCTTTTGAAGAAATGTCCCAATCAGCTAAGGTTTATAGAACTTCAACATTCAACTTAAAATCATTTCAACTCAGCTGTCCGTACCCTGTCATGGGAGAATCATGTGAATATTCCTCTGGAGTGGAAG